Proteins from a single region of Primulina tabacum isolate GXHZ01 chromosome 5, ASM2559414v2, whole genome shotgun sequence:
- the LOC142545050 gene encoding acyl carrier protein 1, chloroplastic-like: protein MASFAASIVHISPVSCSFKQNQVSNLRKASISFSGKGFLNWKSPALRFRVSCAAKPETVNKVCEIVRKQLALPADRDVTGDSKFATLGADSLDTVEIVMGLEEEFGISVEEESAQSITTVQDAADLIEKLMAKN, encoded by the exons ATGGCGTCTTTCGCTGCTTCCATCGTTCACATCTCTCCCGTTTCTTGCTCATTCAAACAGAATCAG GTCTCAAATCTGAGGAAGGCATCAATTTCGTTCAGTGGAAAGGGCTTCCTGAATTGGAAAAGTCCAGCCCTCCGTTTCCGAGTTTCCTGCGCa GCCAAACCAGAAACAGTGAACAAAGTGTGTGAAATTGTGAGAAAGCAACTGGCTCTTCCTGCTGATCGTGACGTCACTGGAGACTCAAAGTTTGCAACACTTGGTGCTGATTCTCTTGACACG GTTGAGATAGTGATGGGGCTCGAGGAGGAATTCGGAATAAGCGTGGAGGAAGAAAGTGCCCAGAGTATCACCACCGTTCAAGATGCTGCAGATCTCATAGAGAAACTCATGGCGAAAAATTGA
- the LOC142547776 gene encoding uncharacterized protein LOC142547776, whose amino-acid sequence MSYKFTVDRAVQSLDCISVKMENPKEKDGVDNEISEEKIGETLARATSQADCLGNESRNTKANAGSINRCSDLVLQIPPRTSSTSGVRSGKDLLQSPSVLNGNSSAGGFFRGLSFKKRTTTLDGERSHLLNSDAKATPESPILKNLMRNLTWKCMSLPVTPASNLSPLITTPSSTTTFSERQRTQASTSQATVSRSLSMPGKNVVIIRSSSFATKENLATDNDVDQITPALVPEDQEIPEEEAVCRICLDTCDERNILKMECSCKGALQLVHDDCAIKWFSTKGNRSCEVCGKEVSNLPVIILRVPNATQRENREQSQPNSISAWQDFVVLILISTICYFFLLEQLLIPDLKTNTLIVSAPFAFTLGFTGSVFAVILAVKEYIWTYSAVEFALAALFLHIFYALLQLSPVLSILLASGLGFGLTMFFNTLFIRFLSWRRVQVAQNSNLV is encoded by the exons ATGTCCTACAAGTTTACTGTCGATCGTGCAGTCCAAAGTCTTGATTGTATTTCTGTGAAAATGGAGAATCCAAAAGAAAAGGATGGAGTTGATAATGAGATTTCAGAGGAAAAAATAGGAGAAACGCTGGCTAGAGCAACATCACAG GCCGACTGTCTTGGCAATGAATCCAGGAATACGAAGGCGAATGCAGGGTCTATCAACCGTTGTTCGGATTTAGTTCTTCAAATACCTCCAAGAACTTCAAGTACTTCGGGCGTTAGAAGTGGCAAGGATTTGCTCCAGTCTCCAAGTGTCTTAAATGGAAATTCTTCAGCTGGAGGGTTTTTTCGTGGTTTAAGCTTTAAAAAGAGGACTACGACATTAGATGGTGAAAGAAGTCATCTTCTAAATTCAGATGCTAAGGCAACTCCTGAAAGTCCCATCTTGAAAAATCTTATGCGAAATTTGACTTGGAAGTGTATGTCCCTTCCGGTGACTCCTGCATCAAACTTGTCCCCTTTGATTACAACCCCTTCATCGACCACAACGTTTAGTGAAAGACAAAGAACTCAG GCAAGCACATCTCAAGCTACTGTTTCACGATCTCTCTCTATGCCTGGGAAGAATGTTGTCATTATAAGATCTTCATCTTTTGCCACCAAAGAAAATCTTGCTACAGATAACGATGTTG ATCAAATAACACCTGCGCTTGTCCCGGAGGATCAAGAGATTCCAGAAGAGGAAGCTGTCTGCCGAATCTGTCTTGATACGTGTGATgaaagaaatatactcaagaTGGAATGCAGCTGTAAAGGTGCCCTCCAACTAGTTCATGATGATTGTGCAATCAAATGGTTTAGCACGAAAGGAAACAGATCTTGTGAGGTCTGTGGGAAAGAAGTTTCAAATTTACCTGTTATAATACTTCGAGTGCCAAATGCTACTCAGAGAGAGAATCGAGAACAGAGCCAACCAAATTCAATTAG CGCTTGGCAAGACTTTGTGGTGCTCATCTTGATTAGCACAATTTGCTATTTCTTCCTCCTTGAGCAGCTATTG ATTCCTGACTTGAAGACTAACACACTTATAGTTTCTGCGCCATTTGCTTTCACTTTGGGATTTACGGGATCTGTCTTTGCAGTTATCCTAG CTGTTAAAGAGTACATATGGACATATTCAGCTGTTGAGTTTGCACTTGCAGCCTTGTTTCTCCATATTTTCTATGCACTG CTTCAGTTATCACCAGTTTTATCAATTCTGCTAGCATCAGGGCTAGGATTTGGACTGACTATGTTTTTCAACACTCTGTTTATTCGGTTCCTTTCGTGGCGGCGCGTACAAGTTGCTCAAAACAGCAATCTGGTATAA
- the LOC142547777 gene encoding serine/arginine-rich SC35-like splicing factor SCL28, with protein MPRYRSRSRSPVRRSKHYDDPRDRRRERRSPAPSGLLVRNISLSARPEDLRVPFERYGPIKDVYLPKNYYTGEARGFGFVKFRYPEDAAEAKSQLNHTLIGGREIRIVFAEENRKTPQEMRRVSRVSSRGSYRRRSPSRSPRRRYHSESRTPSPARRESRGHGARDDYLSPGRSRSISGSVPPGDDRDHKYHERSSRHSRSVSHSPSPRDEKKHSPSRESSSPTGNGRTGYAPASTSQSPRNSRSPVSR; from the exons ATGCCGAGATACAGAAGCCGCAGTCGCAGCCCCGTGAGGCGAAGCAAGCACTACGACGACCCACGTGACCGCCGCCGGGAACGGCGCTCGCCCGCACCCTCTGGTCTCCTTGTTCGAAACATCTCTCTCAGTGCGAG GCCGGAGGACCTCAGAGTTCCTTTTGAACGTTATGGGCCGATAAAAGAtgtttatttacccaaaaattacTACACTGG GGAGGCACGTGGCTTTGGATTCGTTAAGTTCCGTTATCCTGAAGATGCAGCTGAAGCAAAGAGCCAATTGAACCACACGCTTATCGGTGGACGTGAAATAAGAATTGTTTTTGCTGAAGAGAACAGGAAGACTCCTCAAGAAATGCGTAGGGTTTCACGAGTAAG CTCTCGTGGAAGTTACCGGAGGCGGAGTCCATCGCGGTCCCCTAGGCGGCGATACCACT CTGAATCACGCACCCCTTCTCCAGCACGCCGTGAATCAAG GGGCCATGGAGCTAGGGATGATTACTTATCACCCGGCAGATCAAGATCTATTTCTGGATCAGTTCCTCCCGGGGATGATAGAGATCACAAGTATCATGAGAGATCTTCCCGACATTCCAGATCAGTCTCTCATTCCCCTTCTCCACGTGATGAGAAAAAACACAGCCCAAGTCGCGAATCCTCGAGTCCTACAGGAAATGGTCGGACTGGTTATGCACCAGCTAGCACATCCCAGAGTCCTAGGAACTCCAGGAGTCCAGTCAG TCGTTGA
- the LOC142547779 gene encoding LOW QUALITY PROTEIN: protein FAR1-RELATED SEQUENCE 12-like (The sequence of the model RefSeq protein was modified relative to this genomic sequence to represent the inferred CDS: deleted 1 base in 1 codon), which yields MNLEVLENIMTVRTKLPPLVTGHRNGGESKMELYVGLEFDSAEEAQEFYNTYASQLGFKIRIGQLYRSRVDGAIISRKFVCSKEGFQTNSRTGCPAFIRVQKVDSGKWVLANIKKEHNHEFEVSGELSPPQVQRKSFPTPRSSAGGASRTGIRSYENDDLSDVDVKRRRNEGMDEYVGSSCEPYKGLEFNSANEAYKFYNTFAASAGFKVRIGQLFRSKHDGSITSRRFVCSKEGRQHPSRVGCGAYMRIQRQESGRWVVDRLQKEHNHEFDSPTAPSRPVTVASKGYREEGSSVLENLDLVETNGGLSLVKRVHESKIGSDWYNTLLEYFQSRQSEDTGFFYSVEIRDGKGMNIFWVDARSRFSCAQFGDAIVFDSIYKRSNYLVPFASFVGVNHHRQPVLLGCALIADESEESFTWIFKAWLTAMLGRRPVSIIADQDTNIQRAIAQVFPGTHHRFSAWQILAKEQENLGALLSMNTEFKYEYETCIFQSQTASEFDSAWNMIMNKYNLRENTWLQEMYRMRKSWVPLYIKGTFFAGIPVDGSLKSYFGTLLTAETPLSEFVVRYEKALENCREEEKKEDFNSYNLQAILHTKDPIEEQCRSLYTVSMFKVFQKELLECFSYVGIKINVEGSINRYLVQKCGNGDERNTIAFNASNLNISCSCRMFEFEGILCRHALKVFQIMNIKELPSRYILHRWSKNAKYGIIRDTDSGGGLQDLKPLMLWSLREEARNYIEAGVASLERYKLAFEIMQEGRRNFCWQN from the exons ATGAATTTGGAGGTACTGGAAAATATCATGACTGTTAGAACAAAGCTTCCACCTCTAGTT ACTGGGCATCGGAATGGTGGAGAATCTAAGATGGAACTTTATGTGGGGTTAGAGTTTGATTCGGCTGAAGAGGCACAAGAATTTTACAATACCTATGCTAGTCAATTGGGGTTCAAAATCAGGATAGGGCAGCTGTATAGATCCAGAGTTGATGGTGCCATCATTTCCCGGAAATTTGTGTGTTCGAAGGAGGGATTTCAGACGAACTCAAGAACTGGTTGTCCGGCTTTCATAAGAGTGCAGAAGGTAGATTCTGGGAAATGGGTCTTAGCTAATATAAAGAAGGAACACAATCATGAGTTTGAAGTCTCTGGAGAACTTTCTCCACCACAGGTACAGAGGAAGAGTTTTCCAACTCCACGATCATCTGCTGGTGGAGCTAGTAGGACAGGAATCAGATCATATGAGAATGATGATCTATCTGACGTTGATGTAAAAAGGCGCAGAAATGAAGGGATGGATGAATATGTAGGTTCCTCTTGTGAACCTTACAAAGGTCTTGAATTTAATTCTGCCAATGAAGCATACAAATTCTACAACACTTTTGCTGCTAGTGCTGGGTTCAAAGTCAGGATCGGCCAATTATTCCGCTCTAAACATGATGGATCAATTACATCTAGAAGATTTGTGTGCTCAAAGGAAGGGCGTCAGCATCCTTCAAGGGTTGGCTGTGGAGCATACATGAGAATTCAAAGACAAGAATCGGGAAGGTGGGTGGTTGATCGTCTTCAGAAAGAACACAATCATGAATTTGACAGTCCAACAGCTCCTAGTAGACCGGTGACTGTGGCATCAAAGGGATATAGAGAGGAAGGAAGCAGCGTTTTGGAAAACTTGGATTTGGTTGAAACAAATGGAGGCCTTAGCCTTGTCAAACGAGTTCATGAAAGCAAAATTGGAAGTGATTGGTATAATACGCTTCTTGAATACTTTCAATCTCGGCAATCTGAAGATACAGGGTTCTTTTACTCTGTGGAAATCCGTGATGGTAAAGGTATGAATATTTTCTGGGTTGATGCTCGATCTAGGTTTTCCTGTGCTCAGTTTGGAGATGCCATTGTGTTTGATTCAATATACAAGAGAAGTAATTATTTGGTGCCATTTGCTTCATTTGTTGGTGTCAACCATCATCGCCAACCTGTTCTTCTTGGTTGTGCTTTAATTGCTGATGAATCCGAGGAGTCGTTTACTTGGATCTTCAAGGCTTGGCTTACAGCAATGTTGGGACGCCGCCCTGTGTCTATAATAGCCGATCAGGACACGAACATTCAACGTGCAATTGCACAAGTTTTTCCTGGGACACATCATCGATTTTCTGCCTGGCAAATTCTCGCTAAAGAGCAGGAGAATTTGGGTGCATTACTCTCCATGAATACTGAGTtcaaatatgaatatgaaaCTTGCATTTTCCAAAGTCAGACAGCCAGTGAATTTGATTCTGCTTGGAACATGATTATGAACAAATATAATCTGAGAGAGAATACATGGCTTCAGGAGATGTATAGAATGCGTAAAAGTTGGGTTCCCTTGTACATAAAGGGAACATTCTTTGCTGGAATCCCAGTGGATGGAAGCTTAAAATCATATTTCGGTACACTTTTGACTGCAGAAACACCTCTGAGTGAATTTGTTGTACGGTATGAGAAAGCTCTGGAAAATTGCCGTGAAGAGGAAAAAAAGGAAGATTTCAATTCATATAATTTGCAAGCAATTCTGCACACAAAAGACCCGATAGAAGAGCAATGTAGAAGTCTTTACACGGTCTCAATGTTCAAAGTTTTTCAGAAAGAGCTTCTGGAATGCTTTAGTTATGTTGGAATAAagataaatgttgaaggatccATTAATAGATATCTGGTGCAAAAGTGTGGAAATGGTGATGAGAGGAACACCATTGCCTTTAATGCATCAAATCTGAATATCAGTTGTAGCTGTAGAATGTTTGAGTTTGAAGGTATTCTTTGTAGGCATGCTTTGAAGGTGTTCCAAATAATGAATATAAAGGAACTTCCATCTCGCTATATCTTGCATCGATGGAGTAAAAATGCAAAATATGGTATAATAAGAGATACTGATTCAGGAGGTGGGCTGCAAGATTTAAAACCTTTGATGCTGTGGAGTTTAAGAGAAGAGGCCCGGAATTATATCGAAGCAGGAGTTGCATCTTTAGAAAGATACAAACTTGCCTTTGAGATCATGCAGGAGGGTAGAAGGAATTTCTGTTGGCAGAACTAG